Below is a window of Euzebyales bacterium DNA.
GCCCCGCCGCTCGACGTGATCGCGTCGCTGCCCACCAGGAACAGCGCGACGCCCGCGACGACCAGCACGCCGCCCGCGGCGAGGCGCAGAAGCGCCGAGCGGCCCGGCGACTCGGCGTTGGTGGCGGCGGTGGCGAGTCGGTTCCAGGCCTGGTTGTCGTCGCTGCGCGACCAGATGATGCTGCTGCCCAGCGCGACCAGGGCGACCGGCCACACGACGCCGTCACCGAGCCAGAAGCCGATGGTGCGCAACACCAGCATGACCCCGAGCAGGATGCACAGCGTGCCGAGGTCGCGCAACGTGCGGGGCGGTCGCACCATGGCGTCGGGCGGGCGCTTCTGGTCGGCGGCGGTCCACAGCAGCAGGTAGGCGAAGATGCCCACGCCGCCGGCCGCCGTGAGCGCGACGAAGCAGGCGCGGATGTAGACAGGATCGACACCGAAGCGCTCCGCCAGGCCTCCGGCCACGCCGGCGACGACGCGCTGGTCCTGGCTGCGCCAGAACCCCGCGCTTCGGCGCGCGCCGGTCGGTTCGGTCTGCGTCGCGATGTCGTCTGGTCCTGTGCGGCGGTCGTCGTGGACCCATCGTCGCACGCGCGTGTGCCTCAGCCCATGGGTGACCCCCCTGAGGCCGGCGTCACCGGCCCGGCGGACCCCAGGGCATTCCCCGATGGTCCCGCGCGTGATGCCGCCGCATCATCTGTGCCATGACCAACCCAGACGCGCCCCAGCCGCCGCGTGACGACGACGCGTCGGAGGCCACCTCTTCGACGACCCCGTCGGATGGCCCGCCGCCGCAGGACAAGCACCCACCCGCCGACGCCACGTCGACACCACACAACGCTCCCCAACCACAGGACGAACCCGCGTCCGACCACACCACGTCGACACCACACGACGCTCCCCCACCACAGGATCCGCCCCCGCCGCACGACCCACCATCGGGCGGACCGGGTGCCGCACGACCACCGCCGTACCGCACACGGACGCTCGACCGACGCAGCACGAACCGCGTCGTCGCCGGTGTCGCCGGCGGACTGGGCGACTACTTCAACGTGGATCCCGCGATCTTCCGCCTCGGGTTCATCGTCCTCGCCGCGTTCGGCGGCAGCGGCTTCCTGCTGTACCTGGTCGGCTGGCTGTTCCTGCCGGAGCGCGGCACCCAGCGATCGGTCGGCGAGGGCCTGGTGCGCAGGCTCGGCGGTGGCCGCTCGGCGGGCGGGCTGATCCTGCTATTCGTCGCGCTGCTCGTGGTGGCGGACACCATCGGCGGCGGCGGGCTGATCTGGGCCGCACTGCTGATCGGCATCGGCGTGCTGCTGTTCCGCCAGGCCGACGAGTCCGACGACGACGACCCCCCGTCGTCGGGACCGGGCGACCGGTCGACCACCTCGATGTGGTCACAGGCGCCGCAGGCACCCGCGCCTGCGGCGCCGTCGTCCGCGTCGGGCGGAGTGGTCACCGCCCCGCCGTCGACGAACGTGCAGTCGTCCGTCACGTCGCCAGCCGCCGACCCGCCCCTCCCCCCGCCGCCTCCGACGGCTGACGACGGGTGGCGGCCGACCCCATATACGCCTGGTGAGCTGCCCACACCGCCGTCCGTGCTCGGGCGCGTGACTGTGGCCGCCGCGCTGATCCTCATCGGCGCCACCGCCCTGCTCGACACCCTCACGGGTGTCGACGTCGCCGTCGCAAGCTACGCGGCGCTGGCCCTCACGGTGATCGGTGCCGGCCTGCTGGTCGGCGCACGGTGGGGGGGTGCGCGCGGGCTCATCGCTCTCGGCGGCGTGACGGTGCTCGTGCTGACCATGTCGTCGGTGACGGCACAGCTGCCCAGCGGCGGCATCGAGGGCGGTGTCGGTCAGCGGACGTACCGGCCCGAGACCGTCGCGCAGCTTCAGGACCCGTACCGGCTCGGCTTCGGCGAGATGCAGATCGACCTGACGGCGCTCGAGCTGCAGCCCGGGCAGGACATCGCGGTCGATGCGTCGATGTCGGTCGGCTCGCTGCAGGTGATCGTCCCCGACGACGTCAGCGTGGAGGCCGAGGCGACCGCGCGGCTCGGTGCGGTCGACCTGCTCGACCGCACCAGCGATGGCACGGATGCGAGCACCTCGGTGTCCGAGCCCGGCGAGGAGGGCAGCCCGACCATCACGCTGGACCTGTCGACGGTCATGGGCGAGGTCGAGGTTCATCGCGCGTCGACGGGCCCCGACATCAAGCAGGAGCCGTCCGCGGAGGTCAACTGATGCAACCACATCGACTCGACGTGCTCTCACTGATCGCCGGCCTGCTCTTCGTCGCCATCGGCGGTGTGCACCTGCTGGGCGGGGCGAGCGTGCTGGACTGGCTGGTCGTGCTGCGCGCCTGGCCGTTGCTGCTGGTCGCTGCGGGCATCGCGGTGCTGGTCGGCGTCCGGCGTCGCCCGGACGACAGCTGAGTCGCTCCGCTGCGTGCGCACGCACTCGTCGCTGGTGACGACACCGCGCGCCGCGCACGTCCACGCGAGCGCGGTCGTCATCGGGTCGGGGTTGTGATCCCGCCGACCCGTGTCAGGATCTCTGCCCACAGCGCGGTGTAGGCGGCGGTCGCGGCGCTGCGGGGTGCGTACGCGACGACCGGTTCGCGCCGGACGCTCATCATCTCGACGTCCGTCGACGACGGGATCGCCGCACGAAGCAGCTCAGGACGTTCGCCCGGCAGGTTCTCCACGATCTCGCGGTGGAGACGCTTCCTCCGGTCAACCATCGAGAAGAACGGCAGCACGAGCGCATCGGTGCCCCCGGCACCGTCTGTGAGCGTGCCCAGCTGCTCGAGCATCCGTAGCGACAGCGGCGTTGGGATGACCGGCACGAGCAGCACGTCGGACACCCCGACGATGATCTCTGCCACGAGCGAGATGCCCGGCGGGCAGTCGAGGATCACCCACTCGTACTCGTCGCCAAGCTCGAGCAGTGCGCGCCGAATGCGGCGGGTCGGCTTCTTCACCGCGTCGAGCACGAGATCCAGGTAGCGGTTGGAGAAGTCGGCCGGCACAAGGTCGAGCGACGGGTAGTCGGTGCCCTTGATGACGGCATCCAGATCGCGCGTGCCCGTCACGAGTGCCTTGACCCCGCCCTTGACCCTGGGCCTGGTCCGAAAGCTGTAGCTCGCCGCGCCCTGAGGATCGAGGTCCCACACGAGCGTGGGCGTGCCATCGCGGGCGGCGAGGTACGCGAGGCTGACCGCGGCCGCGGTCTTTCCGACACCGCCCTTGAGGCTGTACGCGGCGAGAACCCTCATGAGACGGGCTCCGCGATCGGCTCGAAGAGCCGGCGGAAGCGCTGCCGGTTCCTCCGGCGATCGAAGCGCGCGAAGCGCTCGTGGAACTCGGCACGCGCCTGCTGCTGGTGCTGCACCAGCTGGCTCGAGAGCAGCCCCATGGCCAGCACGGTCGGTCCGGTGGTGCCGTGACGTCCGTCGAGCAGCTCCGCGAACCGCCGCAGGCTGCGGATCTGCACATCACAATCCTGGAATGTGCCAAGGTTGTCCTGCAGCTTCACGAGCTGGGCCACGAGCGACCTCATGTCGCCCCTGGGGTACAGCGACCTGTACGCCTCGAGCAGGTATCGAAGCTTCTTGGCTCGTTTGCGGAGGTCGTGGAGGGCGTCAGCCGGCGAGGCGTCGTCGATGCCACGGCCGTGCTTGACGATGCTGCGGTACGCCCCCCAGATGCGCTCGCCGGCGGTCCGCCTGACGGGGGAGGATGCAGCCTCGCCGCCTTCCGGAGCGTCGAGGAACGCACGCCACGTGTCCAACAGCTCGCGATAGCGCTGCGAGTCGAGCGCGGCAACGACCCGCGCGTGCGCGTCCCGCCGGAGGTCGACGAGCAGGTCCCGGAGCGGTTCGAGATCGGCTCGGTGGTCCACGGGCAGCTGGGTTGCGAGATCGTCGAGTCCGAGCAGGTACACGTCGAGATCCCGCAGTTCGCTCGTCTCCCCGGCGAG
It encodes the following:
- a CDS encoding PspC domain-containing protein yields the protein MTNPDAPQPPRDDDASEATSSTTPSDGPPPQDKHPPADATSTPHNAPQPQDEPASDHTTSTPHDAPPPQDPPPPHDPPSGGPGAARPPPYRTRTLDRRSTNRVVAGVAGGLGDYFNVDPAIFRLGFIVLAAFGGSGFLLYLVGWLFLPERGTQRSVGEGLVRRLGGGRSAGGLILLFVALLVVADTIGGGGLIWAALLIGIGVLLFRQADESDDDDPPSSGPGDRSTTSMWSQAPQAPAPAAPSSASGGVVTAPPSTNVQSSVTSPAADPPLPPPPPTADDGWRPTPYTPGELPTPPSVLGRVTVAAALILIGATALLDTLTGVDVAVASYAALALTVIGAGLLVGARWGGARGLIALGGVTVLVLTMSSVTAQLPSGGIEGGVGQRTYRPETVAQLQDPYRLGFGEMQIDLTALELQPGQDIAVDASMSVGSLQVIVPDDVSVEAEATARLGAVDLLDRTSDGTDASTSVSEPGEEGSPTITLDLSTVMGEVEVHRASTGPDIKQEPSAEVN
- a CDS encoding ParA family protein, translated to MRVLAAYSLKGGVGKTAAAVSLAYLAARDGTPTLVWDLDPQGAASYSFRTRPRVKGGVKALVTGTRDLDAVIKGTDYPSLDLVPADFSNRYLDLVLDAVKKPTRRIRRALLELGDEYEWVILDCPPGISLVAEIIVGVSDVLLVPVIPTPLSLRMLEQLGTLTDGAGGTDALVLPFFSMVDRRKRLHREIVENLPGERPELLRAAIPSSTDVEMMSVRREPVVAYAPRSAATAAYTALWAEILTRVGGITTPTR